A stretch of Enterobacter cloacae complex sp. ECNIH7 DNA encodes these proteins:
- the cydA gene encoding cytochrome ubiquinol oxidase subunit I, with protein sequence MLDIVELSRLQFALTAMYHFLFVPLTLGMAFLLAIMETVYVLSGKQIYKDMTKFWGKLFGINFALGVATGLTMEFQFGTNWSYYSHYVGDIFGAPLAIEGLMAFFLESTFVGLFFFGWDRLGKVQHMAVTWLVALGSNLSALWILVANGWMQNPIASDFNFETMRMEMVSFAELVLNPVAQVKFVHTVASGYVCGAMFVLGISSYYMLRGRDFAFAKRSFAIAASFGMAAILSVIVLGDESGYEMGDVQKTKLAAIEAEWETQPAPAAFTLFGIPDQDAQENRFAIQIPYALGIIATRSVDKQVTGLKELMVQHEERIRNGMKAYSLLEQLRAGSTDQAVRDQFNNVKKDLGYGLLLKRYTPNVSDATEAQIQMATKDSIPRVAPLYFAFRIMVGCGIIMLLIIAASFWSVIRNRIGEKKWLLRTALYGIPLPWIAIESGWFVAEYGRQPWAIGEVLPTAVANSSLTAGDLIFSMLLICGLYTLFLVAELFLMFKFARLGPSSLKTGRYHYEQSTATTQPAR encoded by the coding sequence TTCCTGTTTGTGCCGCTGACGCTCGGTATGGCGTTCCTGCTGGCCATTATGGAAACGGTATACGTTCTCTCCGGCAAACAGATTTATAAAGATATGACCAAGTTCTGGGGCAAGTTGTTTGGTATCAACTTCGCGCTGGGCGTGGCAACCGGTTTGACCATGGAGTTCCAGTTCGGGACTAACTGGTCTTACTATTCCCACTATGTAGGGGATATCTTCGGTGCGCCGCTGGCCATTGAAGGTCTGATGGCATTCTTCCTCGAATCCACCTTTGTAGGTCTGTTCTTCTTCGGTTGGGACCGTCTGGGTAAAGTCCAGCATATGGCGGTAACCTGGCTGGTGGCATTAGGTTCGAACCTGTCCGCGCTGTGGATCCTGGTGGCGAATGGCTGGATGCAGAACCCTATCGCGTCTGATTTCAACTTCGAAACCATGCGTATGGAGATGGTCAGCTTTGCCGAGCTGGTCCTGAACCCGGTGGCACAGGTTAAATTCGTTCACACCGTCGCCTCTGGCTACGTGTGCGGTGCGATGTTTGTACTGGGCATCAGCTCTTACTACATGCTGCGCGGTCGTGACTTCGCGTTTGCTAAGCGCTCCTTTGCTATCGCTGCAAGCTTCGGTATGGCAGCAATCCTCTCTGTTATCGTTCTGGGTGATGAATCCGGTTACGAAATGGGTGACGTGCAGAAAACCAAACTGGCTGCCATCGAAGCCGAATGGGAAACCCAACCGGCGCCTGCTGCCTTTACGCTGTTCGGCATTCCCGATCAGGACGCGCAGGAAAACCGCTTCGCCATTCAGATCCCTTATGCGCTGGGTATCATCGCCACCCGTTCTGTTGATAAGCAGGTGACCGGTCTGAAAGAGCTGATGGTTCAGCACGAAGAGCGTATCCGTAACGGTATGAAAGCCTACTCGCTGCTGGAACAGCTGCGTGCCGGTTCTACCGACCAGGCCGTTCGCGACCAGTTCAACAACGTGAAGAAAGATCTGGGTTACGGTTTGCTGCTGAAGCGTTATACCCCGAACGTTTCTGATGCGACAGAAGCGCAGATCCAGATGGCAACCAAAGACTCGATTCCACGCGTTGCGCCACTGTACTTCGCATTCCGTATCATGGTGGGCTGCGGCATCATCATGCTGCTGATCATTGCGGCGTCCTTCTGGTCCGTGATTCGCAACCGCATCGGCGAGAAAAAATGGCTGCTGCGTACCGCGCTGTACGGTATTCCACTGCCGTGGATCGCTATCGAATCCGGCTGGTTTGTTGCGGAGTACGGCCGTCAGCCATGGGCGATTGGTGAGGTACTGCCAACGGCGGTAGCGAACTCGTCCCTGACAGCGGGCGACCTGATCTTCTCCATGCTGCTGATCTGTGGTCTGTACACCCTGTTCCTGGTGGCTGAACTGTTCCTGATGTTCAAGTTCGCGCGCCTTGGCCCAAGCAGCCTGAAAACCGGTCGCTATCACTACGAGCAGTCCACCGCGACTACTCAGCCGGCACGCTAA
- the cydB gene encoding cytochrome d ubiquinol oxidase subunit II — protein sequence MIDYEVLRFIWWLLIGVLLIGFAVTDGFDMGVGMLTRFLGRNDTERRIMINSIAPHWDGNQVWLITAGGALFAAWPMVYAAAFSGFYVAMILVLASLFFRPVGFDYRSKIEDTRWRNMWDWGIFIGSFVPPLVIGVAFGNLLQGVPFHLDEYMRLYYTGNFFQLLNPFGLLAGVVSVAMIITQGATYLQMRTVGELHLRSRATAQVAALVTLVCFALAGVWVVYGIDGYVVTSAINHTAPSNPLTKEVARQAGAWLVNFNNTPALWAIPALGVLLPLLTVLTSRLEKGALAFVFSSLTLACIILTSGIAMFPFVMPSSTMLNASLTMWDATSSHMTLNLMTYVACVFVPIVLAYTIWCYWKMFGRITKEHIESNTHSMY from the coding sequence ATGATCGATTATGAAGTATTGCGTTTTATCTGGTGGCTGTTGATCGGCGTTCTGCTGATCGGTTTCGCCGTCACGGATGGTTTCGACATGGGGGTGGGGATGCTCACCCGTTTCCTCGGTCGTAATGACACTGAGCGTCGAATCATGATCAACTCCATCGCCCCTCACTGGGACGGTAACCAGGTGTGGCTGATCACCGCTGGCGGCGCGCTGTTCGCTGCCTGGCCGATGGTCTACGCGGCTGCGTTCTCCGGCTTCTACGTGGCGATGATTCTGGTGCTGGCCTCTTTATTCTTCCGTCCGGTCGGTTTCGACTACCGTTCCAAGATTGAAGACACCCGCTGGCGCAACATGTGGGACTGGGGCATCTTCATCGGTAGCTTCGTTCCACCGCTGGTGATCGGCGTGGCGTTCGGTAACCTGCTGCAGGGCGTACCGTTCCACCTGGACGAATACATGCGTCTTTACTACACCGGTAACTTCTTCCAGCTGCTGAATCCGTTTGGTCTGCTGGCCGGCGTGGTGAGCGTGGCGATGATCATCACTCAGGGCGCAACCTATCTGCAAATGCGTACGGTTGGTGAACTGCACCTGCGTTCTCGCGCGACGGCTCAGGTCGCTGCGCTGGTCACGCTGGTCTGCTTTGCACTGGCCGGTGTGTGGGTGGTGTACGGCATTGATGGCTACGTAGTGACGTCTGCAATCAACCATACTGCGCCGTCTAATCCGCTGACCAAAGAAGTGGCGCGTCAGGCAGGTGCATGGCTGGTGAACTTTAACAATACCCCTGCGCTGTGGGCTATCCCGGCTCTGGGCGTATTGCTGCCGCTGCTGACCGTGTTGACGTCTCGTCTGGAGAAAGGCGCTCTGGCGTTCGTGTTCTCATCACTGACCCTGGCGTGCATCATCCTGACATCGGGTATCGCGATGTTCCCATTCGTCATGCCATCCAGCACCATGCTGAATGCTAGCCTGACCATGTGGGACGCAACGTCCAGCCATATGACGCTGAACCTGATGACGTATGTTGCTTGCGTGTTCGTTCCGATTGTTCTGGCTTACACCATCTGGTGTTACTGGAAAATGTTCGGTCGTATCACTAAAGAACATATCGAAAGCAACACCCACTCTATGTACTAA
- the cydX gene encoding cytochrome bd-I oxidase subunit CydX gives MWYFAWILGTLLACAFGVITALALEHVEATKAGEEKH, from the coding sequence ATGTGGTATTTCGCATGGATTTTAGGGACGCTTCTTGCCTGTGCATTTGGTGTCATCACTGCCCTGGCGCTTGAGCACGTCGAAGCGACCAAAGCGGGTGAAGAAAAACACTGA
- the ybgE gene encoding cyd operon protein YbgE, translating to MNIIATLYAVMDKRPLRALSLVMALLLAGCIFWDPSRFAAKTSELEIWHGFLIMWAVCAGVIHGVGFRPKAIHWQGIFCPLIADLVLLAGLIFFFF from the coding sequence ATGAATATTATCGCGACGCTTTACGCGGTAATGGACAAGCGCCCGTTACGGGCGCTTTCTTTAGTGATGGCATTACTGCTGGCAGGTTGTATCTTCTGGGACCCTTCGCGCTTTGCAGCGAAAACCAGCGAGCTTGAAATCTGGCACGGCTTCCTCATTATGTGGGCGGTGTGTGCAGGTGTGATCCACGGCGTGGGCTTTCGTCCGAAAGCCATTCACTGGCAGGGAATTTTTTGCCCTCTGATTGCCGATCTGGTGCTTCTCGCCGGTTTGATTTTCTTCTTCTTCTGA
- the ybgC gene encoding tol-pal system-associated acyl-CoA thioesterase, translating to MNTTLFRWPVRVYYEDTDAGGVVYHASYVAFYERARTEMLRHHHFSQQVLLAERVAFVVRKMTLEYFAPARLDDMLEVQTEITSMRGTSLVFTQWIVNAENTVLNSAEVLIVCVDPTIMKPRALPKSIVAEFKQ from the coding sequence GTGAATACAACGCTGTTTCGATGGCCGGTTCGTGTCTATTACGAAGATACCGATGCCGGTGGTGTGGTTTACCACGCCAGCTACGTTGCTTTTTATGAACGGGCACGCACAGAGATGCTGCGCCATCATCACTTTAGTCAACAGGTGCTGTTGGCTGAGCGAGTTGCCTTCGTGGTACGCAAGATGACGCTTGAGTATTTTGCGCCTGCCAGACTCGACGATATGCTCGAAGTCCAAACTGAAATTACATCAATGCGCGGGACCTCACTGGTTTTCACGCAGTGGATAGTCAACGCAGAGAATACCGTACTGAACTCAGCTGAAGTGCTGATTGTTTGTGTTGATCCAACCATAATGAAGCCTCGTGCGCTTCCTAAGTCTATTGTCGCGGAGTTTAAGCAGTGA
- the tolQ gene encoding Tol-Pal system protein TolQ: MTDMNILDLFLKASLLVKLIMLILIGFSIASWAIIIQRTRILNAAGREAEAFEDKFWSGIELSRLYQESQGRRENLTGSEQIFYSGFKEFARLHRANNHAPEAVVEGASRAMRISMNRELENLETHIPFLGTVGSISPYIGLFGTVWGIMHAFIALGAVKQATLQMVAPGIAEALIATAIGLFAAIPAVMAYNRLNQRVNKLELNYDNFMEEFTAILHRQAFTSTESNKG, encoded by the coding sequence GTGACTGACATGAATATCCTTGATTTGTTCCTGAAGGCAAGCCTTCTGGTTAAACTTATCATGTTGATTTTGATTGGTTTTTCAATCGCATCCTGGGCCATCATCATCCAGAGAACGCGTATCCTCAATGCCGCTGGCCGTGAAGCTGAAGCGTTTGAAGATAAGTTCTGGTCGGGTATTGAGCTTTCTCGTCTGTATCAGGAAAGCCAGGGGCGCCGTGAGAACCTTACAGGCTCCGAGCAAATTTTTTATAGCGGTTTCAAAGAGTTTGCTCGTCTGCATCGTGCAAACAATCATGCGCCAGAAGCGGTGGTGGAAGGTGCCTCGCGTGCGATGCGCATCTCTATGAACCGCGAGCTGGAAAATCTCGAAACGCATATTCCATTCCTCGGCACTGTCGGTTCCATCAGCCCGTATATCGGCCTGTTTGGTACCGTGTGGGGGATCATGCACGCCTTTATCGCGCTGGGCGCGGTGAAGCAGGCGACGTTGCAGATGGTTGCACCGGGTATCGCTGAAGCACTGATTGCGACCGCTATCGGTCTGTTTGCGGCAATTCCTGCGGTTATGGCATACAACCGTCTGAACCAGCGCGTGAACAAACTGGAACTGAACTACGACAACTTTATGGAAGAGTTCACTGCGATTCTGCACCGTCAGGCGTTTACCAGCACCGAGAGCAACAAGGGGTAA
- the tolR gene encoding colicin uptake protein TolR: MARSRGRGRRELKSEINIVPLLDVLLVLLLIFMATAPIITQSVEVDLPDATESQAVSTNDDPPVIIEVSGVGQYSVVVEKDRMDQLPPEQVIAEAQRRLESNPKTVFLIGGAKDVPYDEIIKALNLLHSAGVKSVGLMTQPI; encoded by the coding sequence ATGGCCAGATCGCGTGGACGAGGTCGTCGCGAGCTCAAGTCCGAAATCAATATCGTTCCACTGCTGGACGTCCTGCTGGTACTGCTGCTGATCTTCATGGCGACAGCGCCAATCATTACCCAGAGTGTGGAAGTGGATCTGCCAGATGCGACAGAATCACAGGCGGTGAGCACCAATGACGATCCTCCGGTTATCATTGAGGTTTCCGGCGTAGGGCAATACAGCGTCGTGGTAGAGAAAGATCGTATGGATCAGCTGCCGCCTGAGCAGGTTATTGCTGAAGCGCAGCGTCGCCTCGAGTCAAATCCGAAAACGGTCTTCTTAATCGGTGGCGCGAAAGACGTACCCTACGATGAAATTATTAAAGCGCTGAACTTGCTACATAGTGCGGGTGTTAAGTCAGTTGGCTTAATGACCCAACCTATTTGA
- the tolA gene encoding cell envelope integrity protein TolA encodes MSKATEQNDKLKRAIIVSAVLHVILFAALIWSSFDEHIDASAGGGGGSSIDAVMVDPGAVVQNYNREQQQKASAKRAEEQREKQSQQQAEELREKQAAEQERLKQLEKERLQAQEAAKEQAEQQKQAEEAAKKAQEQQKQAEEAAAKAAADAKAQADAQAKLAAEAAKKAAADAQKKAEAEAAKKAAADAQKKAEAEAAKKAAADAQKKAEAEAAKKAAQEAEKKAAAEAAKKAAAAEKAAAEKAAAAEKAAADKKAAAEKAAADKKAAAEKAAADKKAAADKAAAKKAAAAEKAAAAAGVDDLLGDLSSGKNAPKTGGGAKGNNAAPTGSGNTKSNGATGAEINGYAAQIKSAIESRFYDASSYTGKTCTLRIKLAPDGMLLDIKSEGGDPALCTAALAAARQAKMPKPPSQAVYEVFKNAPLDFKP; translated from the coding sequence GTGTCAAAGGCAACCGAACAGAACGACAAGCTTAAGCGAGCGATAATCGTCTCCGCAGTGCTGCACGTGATTCTCTTTGCAGCGCTGATCTGGAGTTCGTTCGACGAGCATATTGATGCATCAGCCGGCGGCGGTGGAGGGTCTTCCATTGACGCCGTGATGGTGGATCCCGGTGCGGTAGTACAGAACTATAATCGCGAACAACAGCAGAAGGCGAGTGCCAAACGGGCTGAAGAGCAGCGTGAAAAACAGTCGCAACAGCAGGCGGAAGAACTGCGTGAAAAGCAGGCCGCAGAGCAGGAGCGTCTGAAGCAGCTTGAGAAGGAGCGTTTGCAGGCGCAGGAAGCCGCGAAAGAGCAGGCGGAACAGCAGAAGCAAGCCGAAGAGGCCGCGAAAAAAGCCCAGGAACAGCAAAAGCAGGCGGAAGAGGCGGCAGCAAAAGCCGCAGCGGACGCGAAAGCACAGGCTGATGCCCAGGCAAAATTAGCGGCAGAAGCGGCGAAGAAAGCCGCTGCTGATGCTCAGAAGAAAGCTGAAGCGGAAGCCGCGAAGAAAGCCGCAGCTGATGCTCAGAAGAAAGCCGAAGCGGAAGCCGCGAAGAAAGCCGCCGCTGATGCTCAGAAGAAAGCCGAAGCGGAAGCCGCGAAAAAAGCCGCTCAGGAAGCAGAGAAGAAAGCTGCTGCCGAGGCCGCGAAGAAAGCGGCTGCGGCTGAGAAAGCGGCTGCAGAAAAAGCTGCCGCCGCTGAAAAAGCCGCCGCCGATAAAAAAGCTGCAGCTGAGAAGGCTGCCGCCGATAAGAAAGCTGCAGCTGAGAAGGCCGCTGCCGATAAGAAAGCTGCTGCTGATAAAGCGGCTGCCAAAAAGGCCGCTGCTGCTGAAAAAGCTGCTGCTGCCGCAGGGGTTGACGATCTGCTGGGCGATTTGAGCTCCGGTAAGAATGCACCGAAAACGGGCGGTGGGGCGAAAGGAAACAACGCAGCGCCGACGGGAAGTGGTAACACTAAGAGTAACGGTGCGACAGGGGCTGAAATCAACGGTTATGCCGCGCAGATTAAATCCGCTATTGAAAGCCGATTCTATGATGCGTCTTCCTATACCGGTAAAACGTGTACGTTGCGTATAAAACTGGCTCCGGACGGCATGCTGCTGGATATTAAGTCTGAAGGTGGCGACCCGGCTTTATGTACTGCGGCCCTGGCTGCAGCGCGTCAGGCGAAGATGCCTAAACCGCCGTCTCAGGCAGTTTACGAAGTCTTCAAAAATGCGCCGCTGGACTTCAAACCTTAA
- the tolB gene encoding Tol-Pal system beta propeller repeat protein TolB yields the protein MKQALRVAFSFLMLWAAVLHAEVRIEITQGVDSARPIGVVPFQWAGPGAAPEDAGGIVAADLRNSGKFNPLDRSRLPQQPGSAQEVQPAAWSALGIDAVVVGQVTPNPDGSYNVAWQLVDTGGAPGTVLAQNSYKVTKQYLRYAAHAASDAVFEKLTGIKGAFRTRIAYVVQTNGGQFPYELRVSDYDGYNQFLVKRSSQPLMSPAWSPDGSKLAYVTFESGRSALVIQTLANGAVRQVASFPRHNGAPSFSPDGSKLAFALSKTGSLNLYVMDIGSGQIRQVTDGRSNNTEPSWFPDSQNLAFTSDQAGRPQIYKVNINGGAPQRITWEGSQNQNADVSSDGKFMVMVSSNGGQQHIAKQDLVAGGVQVLSSTFLDETPSLAPNGTMVIYSSSQGMGSVLNLVSTDGRFKARIPATDGQVKSPAWSPYL from the coding sequence ATGAAGCAGGCATTACGTGTAGCATTTAGTTTTTTAATGCTGTGGGCAGCAGTACTGCACGCAGAAGTACGTATCGAGATCACCCAGGGGGTGGACTCGGCACGCCCAATCGGTGTTGTTCCGTTCCAGTGGGCCGGTCCTGGCGCTGCACCTGAAGATGCCGGTGGCATCGTGGCGGCTGACCTGCGTAACAGCGGTAAATTCAACCCGTTAGATCGTTCTCGTCTGCCGCAGCAGCCGGGCAGCGCGCAGGAAGTACAGCCTGCAGCATGGTCTGCGCTGGGTATTGATGCCGTGGTTGTGGGTCAGGTTACGCCTAACCCGGACGGCTCTTACAACGTGGCCTGGCAGCTGGTGGATACCGGCGGTGCACCGGGTACCGTTCTGGCACAGAACTCTTACAAGGTCACTAAGCAGTACCTGCGCTACGCGGCACACGCTGCCAGCGATGCGGTATTTGAAAAACTGACCGGCATTAAAGGGGCGTTCCGTACCCGTATTGCTTATGTGGTACAGACCAACGGTGGTCAGTTCCCGTATGAGCTGCGCGTATCTGACTACGACGGCTACAACCAGTTCCTGGTGAAACGTTCTTCACAGCCGCTGATGTCTCCAGCCTGGTCTCCGGACGGTTCTAAACTGGCCTATGTAACCTTCGAAAGCGGCCGTTCAGCGCTGGTTATCCAGACGCTGGCAAACGGTGCTGTTCGTCAGGTGGCCTCTTTCCCACGTCACAACGGTGCGCCTTCCTTCTCTCCGGACGGGTCTAAACTGGCGTTTGCGCTGTCAAAAACCGGTAGCCTGAACCTGTACGTGATGGACATTGGCTCTGGCCAGATTCGTCAGGTGACCGACGGTCGCAGCAACAACACCGAACCTTCATGGTTCCCGGACAGTCAAAACCTGGCGTTTACCTCTGACCAGGCTGGCCGTCCACAAATTTACAAAGTCAACATCAACGGCGGTGCTCCGCAGCGTATTACCTGGGAAGGTTCGCAGAACCAGAACGCAGACGTGAGCAGCGACGGTAAATTTATGGTAATGGTGAGCTCCAACGGTGGGCAGCAGCACATTGCCAAACAAGATCTGGTAGCGGGTGGCGTTCAAGTTCTGTCGTCAACGTTCCTGGATGAAACGCCAAGTCTGGCACCTAACGGCACGATGGTAATCTACAGCTCTTCTCAGGGGATGGGATCTGTGCTGAATCTGGTTTCTACAGATGGGCGTTTCAAAGCGCGTATTCCGGCAACTGATGGACAGGTAAAATCACCTGCCTGGTCGCCGTATCTGTAA
- the pal gene encoding peptidoglycan-associated lipoprotein Pal encodes MQLNKVLKGLMIALPVMAIAACSSNKNASNDQSGEGMMGAGTGMDANGNGNMSSEEQARLQMQQLQQNNIVYFDLDKYDIRSDFAAMLDAHANFLRSNPSYKVTVEGHADERGTPEYNISLGERRANAVKMYLQGKGVSADQISIVSYGKEKPAVLGHDEAAYSKNRRAVLVY; translated from the coding sequence ATGCAACTGAACAAAGTGCTGAAGGGGCTGATGATCGCTCTGCCTGTAATGGCAATCGCAGCGTGTTCTTCTAACAAGAACGCCAGCAATGACCAGAGCGGCGAAGGCATGATGGGTGCCGGCACCGGTATGGACGCGAACGGCAATGGCAACATGTCTTCTGAAGAGCAGGCGCGTCTTCAGATGCAGCAGCTGCAGCAGAACAACATCGTTTACTTCGATCTGGATAAATACGACATCCGTTCTGACTTCGCTGCGATGCTGGATGCTCACGCTAACTTCCTGCGTAGCAACCCATCTTACAAAGTCACCGTAGAAGGTCACGCGGACGAACGTGGTACTCCAGAGTACAACATCTCCCTGGGTGAACGTCGTGCTAACGCTGTTAAAATGTACCTGCAGGGTAAAGGCGTTTCTGCTGACCAGATCTCCATCGTTTCTTACGGTAAAGAAAAACCTGCAGTACTGGGTCACGACGAAGCGGCTTACTCCAAAAACCGTCGTGCCGTACTGGTTTACTAA
- the cpoB gene encoding cell division protein CpoB produces the protein MSSNFRHHLLSLSLLVGIAAPWAAFAQAPISSVGSGSVEDRVTQLERISNAHSQLLTQLQQQLSDNQNDIDSLRGQIQESQYQLNQVVERQKQILLQIDSLNSGGAAAQAQPAAGDQTGAATSAPAADASASTGAPVQSGDANTDYNAAIALVQDQSRQDDALAAFQNFVKKYPDSTYQPNANYWLGQLNYNKGKKDDAAFYFASVVKNYPKSPKAPDAMYKVGVIMQDKGDTAKAKAVYQQVVSKFPGTEGAKQAQKRLNSMG, from the coding sequence ATGAGCAGTAACTTCAGACATCATCTGTTGAGTCTGTCGTTACTGGTTGGAATAGCGGCCCCCTGGGCCGCTTTTGCTCAGGCACCAATCAGTAGTGTCGGCTCAGGCTCGGTAGAAGACCGGGTCACTCAACTCGAGCGTATTTCTAACGCTCACAGCCAGCTTTTAACCCAACTCCAGCAACAACTTTCCGATAACCAAAACGATATTGACTCTCTCCGCGGCCAGATTCAGGAAAGCCAGTATCAGTTGAACCAGGTTGTGGAACGTCAGAAGCAGATTTTGCTGCAGATAGATAGCCTGAATAGCGGTGGTGCAGCAGCACAAGCACAGCCAGCCGCGGGCGATCAGACCGGTGCGGCGACATCAGCTCCGGCTGCGGATGCTTCTGCTTCAACAGGGGCGCCTGTACAGAGCGGTGACGCGAATACGGACTACAACGCGGCCATTGCCCTGGTGCAGGATCAATCTCGTCAGGATGACGCGCTTGCTGCGTTTCAGAACTTTGTTAAGAAATACCCTGATTCCACTTATCAGCCAAATGCGAATTACTGGCTCGGTCAGTTGAATTACAACAAGGGTAAAAAGGACGATGCGGCGTTTTATTTTGCCTCCGTGGTAAAAAACTACCCGAAATCGCCAAAAGCGCCTGATGCGATGTACAAAGTGGGCGTCATCATGCAGGACAAAGGCGACACTGCGAAAGCCAAAGCGGTTTACCAGCAGGTAGTCTCAAAATTCCCGGGTACCGAAGGTGCTAAGCAGGCGCAAAAACGTCTGAATTCGATGGGATGA
- the nadA gene encoding quinolinate synthase NadA, translating into MSVMFDPEAAIYPFPPKPVPLSQDEKQFYREKIKRLLKERDAVMVAHYYTDPEIQQLAEETGGCISDSLEMARFGAKHPASTLLVAGVRFMGETAKILSPEKTILMPTLNAECSLDLGCPIDEFTAFCDAHPDRTVVVYANTSAAVKARADWVVTSSIAVELIEHLDSLGEKIIWAPDRHLGNYVQKQTGADVLCWQGACIVHDEFKTQALARMKALYPDAAILVHPESPQSIVDMADAVGSTSQLINAARTLPNRQLIVATDRGIFYKMQQAVPEKELLEAPTAGEGATCRSCAHCPWMAMNGLKAIAEGLETGGAAHEIHVDAALREGALIPLNRMLDFAATLRT; encoded by the coding sequence ATGAGTGTGATGTTTGATCCTGAAGCCGCAATCTATCCGTTTCCGCCAAAGCCTGTCCCGCTAAGCCAGGACGAAAAGCAATTCTACCGTGAGAAGATCAAACGTCTTCTTAAAGAACGAGATGCGGTGATGGTGGCCCATTACTACACCGACCCGGAAATTCAGCAGCTGGCGGAAGAGACCGGGGGCTGTATTTCTGACTCACTGGAGATGGCACGCTTCGGTGCAAAACATCCCGCTTCCACGCTGCTGGTTGCTGGCGTGCGTTTTATGGGCGAAACGGCAAAGATCCTGAGCCCTGAAAAAACCATTCTGATGCCGACGCTTAATGCGGAGTGTTCCCTGGATCTCGGCTGCCCGATTGACGAGTTCACGGCCTTCTGCGACGCTCACCCTGACCGGACCGTGGTGGTTTACGCCAACACCTCTGCGGCGGTAAAAGCGCGTGCAGACTGGGTTGTCACCTCCAGCATCGCCGTTGAGCTGATTGAACATCTGGACAGCCTTGGCGAGAAAATTATCTGGGCGCCTGACCGCCATCTTGGAAATTACGTTCAGAAGCAGACGGGGGCAGACGTTCTCTGCTGGCAGGGTGCCTGCATTGTGCACGACGAATTCAAAACCCAGGCGCTGGCGCGCATGAAGGCACTTTATCCTGACGCCGCTATTCTTGTTCACCCTGAATCACCGCAGTCTATTGTCGACATGGCGGATGCTGTGGGCTCAACCAGCCAGCTTATCAACGCGGCCAGGACGTTGCCTAACAGGCAGCTCATCGTGGCGACCGATCGCGGTATTTTCTATAAGATGCAGCAGGCCGTGCCGGAGAAAGAGCTCCTTGAAGCGCCAACGGCGGGTGAGGGCGCAACGTGTCGCAGCTGTGCGCACTGCCCGTGGATGGCTATGAACGGCCTGAAGGCCATTGCCGAAGGGCTCGAGACAGGCGGTGCGGCACATGAAATCCATGTGGATGCCGCCCTGCGTGAAGGTGCGTTAATTCCGCTTAACCGCATGCTGGATTTTGCGGCTACACTACGTACTTAA
- the pnuC gene encoding nicotinamide riboside transporter PnuC — protein sequence MDFFSTQNILVHIPIGAGGYDLSWIEAVGTLAGLLCIWLASLEKISNYAFGLINVTLFAIIFFQIQLYASLLLQLFFFAANIYGWYAWSRQNSQQEAELQIRWLPLPKAIAWFVACVVAIGLMTVYINPVFAFLTRVAVSVMSGFGLNVTMPELQPDAFPFWDSCMMVLSIAAMILMTRKYVENWLLWVIINVISVAIFALQGVYAMSLEYLLLTFIALNGSRMWINSARERGSRALSS from the coding sequence ATGGATTTTTTTAGCACGCAGAACATTCTGGTTCATATACCGATTGGTGCAGGTGGCTATGACCTGTCATGGATTGAGGCCGTTGGCACGCTGGCGGGATTACTCTGCATCTGGCTGGCAAGCCTGGAGAAGATCAGCAACTACGCGTTCGGGCTGATTAACGTTACGCTGTTTGCAATTATCTTCTTCCAGATCCAGCTGTACGCCAGCCTGCTTTTGCAGCTGTTCTTCTTTGCGGCCAATATTTACGGCTGGTACGCGTGGTCGCGTCAGAACAGCCAGCAGGAGGCAGAGCTGCAGATCCGCTGGCTGCCCCTGCCTAAAGCTATCGCCTGGTTCGTCGCTTGCGTGGTGGCCATTGGCTTAATGACCGTCTACATCAACCCGGTGTTTGCGTTCCTGACCCGCGTTGCCGTGTCGGTCATGTCCGGTTTCGGCCTGAACGTGACGATGCCCGAGCTCCAGCCGGATGCCTTCCCGTTCTGGGATTCCTGCATGATGGTACTGTCGATTGCGGCGATGATCCTGATGACGCGAAAATACGTTGAGAACTGGCTGCTGTGGGTCATCATCAACGTTATTAGCGTAGCGATCTTCGCTCTGCAGGGCGTCTATGCGATGTCGCTGGAATATCTGCTGTTGACCTTCATCGCGCTGAACGGCAGCCGGATGTGGATTAACAGCGCGCGTGAGCGAGGTTCTCGCGCGCTTTCCAGCTAG